The proteins below come from a single Procambarus clarkii isolate CNS0578487 chromosome 44, FALCON_Pclarkii_2.0, whole genome shotgun sequence genomic window:
- the LOC123745271 gene encoding protein embryonic gonad isoform X2 yields the protein MNQLCKVCGEPAAGFHFGAFTCEGCKSFFGRTYNNLSQVHECKNGGQCVINKQNRTSCKACRLRKCLMVGMSKSGSRYGRRSNWFKIHCLLQEQATQLNKGLEGGGGGGGPFPGALAGSMSLSPASMPALSPAKSEDEAKVESPVLSSPESCLSETSVDIEPRRTSSPKEMSVGEGVGRGGERYGEGVVGRGGDRYGEGVRREMMSTAGGLSLYGLHPGLSLLHASHLYSRLYPPMIYPALAPSLLVPPSPARPPPSPPKEHSSHSPRATSSPSRTPFDFQPHLPPPPLAFPYPRKRLAVSPLGDTHAHTLSPRAWEAAPAPEQDAPIDLSIKRQRLLPPQSSATPVSPPVSPLHTSVPTSTAAVDLTTKA from the exons ATGAACCAGCTGTGCAAGGTGTGTGGGGAGCCCGCTGCAGGCTTCCACTTCGGCGCCTTCACCTGCGAAGGTTGTaag TCGTTCTTCGGGCGAACGTACAACAACTTGTCGCAGGTGCACGAGTGCAAGAACGGCGGTCAGTGTGTGATCAACAAGCAGAACAGGACCTCGTGCAAGGCCTGCAGGCTGCGCAAGTGTCTCATGGTCGGCATGTCCAAGAGCGGCTCAAG GTACGGGCGACGGTCCAACTGGTTCAAGATCCACTGCCTGCTGCAGGAGCAGGCGACGCAGCTGAACAAGGGGCTGGAGGGCGGGGGCGGCGGAGGCGGGCCCTTCCCTGGGGCCCTGGCCGGGTCCATGTCCCTCTCCCCCGCCTCCATGCCCGCCCTCTCTCCCGCCAAGTCCGAGGATGAGGCCAAAGTCGAGTCGCCGGTTCTATCCTCCCCCGAGAGCTGCTTGTCGGAGACCAGCGTCGACATAGAGCCGCGTCGGACGTCGTCGCCGAAGGAGATGAGCGTCGGGGAGGGCGTGGGGCGGGGTGGGGAGAGGTACGGCGAGGGCGTGGTGGGGCGGGGCGGCGACAGGTACGGCGAGGGCGTGCGGAGGGAGATGATGAGCACGGCGGGGGGGCTGTCGTTGTACGGCCTCcaccctggcctctccctccTGCACGCCTCCCACCTCTACTCCCGCCTCTACCCACCCATGATCTACCCCGCCCTCGCCCCGTCGCTCCTGGTGccgcccagccccgcccgcccgccccccAGCCCGCCCAAGGAGCACTCCTCCCACAGCCCCAGGGCCACCAGCTCCCCCAGCCGGACGCCCTTCGACTTCCAGCCGCATCTGCCCCCGCCGCCCCTGGCCTTCCCCTACCCCAGGAAACGCTTGGCCGTGTCTCCCCTGGGGGACACGCACGCCCACACTCTCAGCCCGCGGGCGTGGGAAGCCGCCCCCGCGCCCGAGCAGGACGCGCCCATCGACCTCAGCATCAAGCGTCAGCGCCTCCTGCCGCCCCAGTCTTCCGCCACGCCCGTATCCCCGCCCGTGTCGCCTCTCCATACCTCCGTGCCCACCTCCACGGCCGCCGTGGACCTCACAACTAAGGCGTGA
- the LOC123745271 gene encoding protein embryonic gonad isoform X1: MQIYFRSLLRMNQLCKVCGEPAAGFHFGAFTCEGCKSFFGRTYNNLSQVHECKNGGQCVINKQNRTSCKACRLRKCLMVGMSKSGSRYGRRSNWFKIHCLLQEQATQLNKGLEGGGGGGGPFPGALAGSMSLSPASMPALSPAKSEDEAKVESPVLSSPESCLSETSVDIEPRRTSSPKEMSVGEGVGRGGERYGEGVVGRGGDRYGEGVRREMMSTAGGLSLYGLHPGLSLLHASHLYSRLYPPMIYPALAPSLLVPPSPARPPPSPPKEHSSHSPRATSSPSRTPFDFQPHLPPPPLAFPYPRKRLAVSPLGDTHAHTLSPRAWEAAPAPEQDAPIDLSIKRQRLLPPQSSATPVSPPVSPLHTSVPTSTAAVDLTTKA; this comes from the exons ATGCAGATTTACTTTCGCTCTCTCCTAAG GATGAACCAGCTGTGCAAGGTGTGTGGGGAGCCCGCTGCAGGCTTCCACTTCGGCGCCTTCACCTGCGAAGGTTGTaag TCGTTCTTCGGGCGAACGTACAACAACTTGTCGCAGGTGCACGAGTGCAAGAACGGCGGTCAGTGTGTGATCAACAAGCAGAACAGGACCTCGTGCAAGGCCTGCAGGCTGCGCAAGTGTCTCATGGTCGGCATGTCCAAGAGCGGCTCAAG GTACGGGCGACGGTCCAACTGGTTCAAGATCCACTGCCTGCTGCAGGAGCAGGCGACGCAGCTGAACAAGGGGCTGGAGGGCGGGGGCGGCGGAGGCGGGCCCTTCCCTGGGGCCCTGGCCGGGTCCATGTCCCTCTCCCCCGCCTCCATGCCCGCCCTCTCTCCCGCCAAGTCCGAGGATGAGGCCAAAGTCGAGTCGCCGGTTCTATCCTCCCCCGAGAGCTGCTTGTCGGAGACCAGCGTCGACATAGAGCCGCGTCGGACGTCGTCGCCGAAGGAGATGAGCGTCGGGGAGGGCGTGGGGCGGGGTGGGGAGAGGTACGGCGAGGGCGTGGTGGGGCGGGGCGGCGACAGGTACGGCGAGGGCGTGCGGAGGGAGATGATGAGCACGGCGGGGGGGCTGTCGTTGTACGGCCTCcaccctggcctctccctccTGCACGCCTCCCACCTCTACTCCCGCCTCTACCCACCCATGATCTACCCCGCCCTCGCCCCGTCGCTCCTGGTGccgcccagccccgcccgcccgccccccAGCCCGCCCAAGGAGCACTCCTCCCACAGCCCCAGGGCCACCAGCTCCCCCAGCCGGACGCCCTTCGACTTCCAGCCGCATCTGCCCCCGCCGCCCCTGGCCTTCCCCTACCCCAGGAAACGCTTGGCCGTGTCTCCCCTGGGGGACACGCACGCCCACACTCTCAGCCCGCGGGCGTGGGAAGCCGCCCCCGCGCCCGAGCAGGACGCGCCCATCGACCTCAGCATCAAGCGTCAGCGCCTCCTGCCGCCCCAGTCTTCCGCCACGCCCGTATCCCCGCCCGTGTCGCCTCTCCATACCTCCGTGCCCACCTCCACGGCCGCCGTGGACCTCACAACTAAGGCGTGA